From one Nematostella vectensis chromosome 7, jaNemVect1.1, whole genome shotgun sequence genomic stretch:
- the LOC5511963 gene encoding thyroid receptor-interacting protein 11-like isoform X4, translated as MSWLGNNLNLSGSLSSISNITGQISNFTREMLTEGTEEIADPSAELNVSRNRISELEAIINSQKIEYDRLKHLNDELHERVEATELQLRDMCQDYRGQLARREQEIIELKAELHKRDDLEPAGQRHRHDSGESFEEHEEIKSLKNEIVRLQTECHHWKSMSSNQDSQEKLHREIDQYQNELSALQSTYSQKIANLNKKFKGEMQRWEDERQDYQRRIDDLQHELNILEEVDNLEGMKTELGSSGSDVAALKEELELAHKTIEELRQQLDRTVEYAKKKSCELNTTQINLDKTTGDMRITEKKLDKLQKKEKLLDEQGEKGSDITYLHEQLVAQESHMAEMSNEINSLKEELQQLGAERDELVGVRNKLTEEEARLRESLHEVKEDVNLLSASTLELMEELEHSQGVQKEQCFEINCLKKVCTVKGEAKDEIIHLKNVISALWERYLSTLHMYQQTNTQSVRKQVAGVRHRLEVDTENHQKRTQHEKDGLHTKSSELRAQIEEQESLVEDLQADNEQILQETKDMIAEVGCQTINDSLDERNDLVGALHAEKAVLESTIVGLQSKVQDLKNEIRALKGKPIKVDISDYYYSEDTRSDFLGDAPSGDKTRSIDSLTHEQWEGKQVEEQMDSLPHGQWEGKQSDEQMDSLLHEQWEGKQVEEPMDKQGEKQMDVKACAYKDEIISTLRAQLIEYQGIIDRLQGNKVNRPPESANPDLEVSQGGKPDDGVLDKATPWGRQDEGGADDGLGGDGGDKGTGIHGHVNDDVVALLRKQLAEYQANVEEFEIVKADYEGDKKMLEGMVMDLKKQLRTLREEATKNEAEKEAIQESGWESINNSEVLDSLRTENEELIKEKVALVKSLRSLEQQLIETDIVKEDDICGFESETERIDTLILNIKDWVIRMRSKESFELTSEGSSLVSVSLDDSTRDGEGYQLARQTIEELEFDNSMLREKTNDLINRIEAKTTEVGLIQAQLEEKCTELGNVESEKQYLVSMINERDEKLYEIQDSFEAQLLDLTSSRDNDVEILRSEQESMHQVLTERQQECETLRNTTNELITSIHEKQQVYEELSEENRSLAEHVQESERLLQDLRNEKENLRALLESKEQLVMSYSEEMKNLTKDNNELSVLVEEYQVKLHEKDKELTNLSNLEFEVDQLSRQSKDNDFSRHSMEEKIGNLSGDNERLSTLLEERDLHLHHVKSELKEKTSEVEYLGGELDRLNELVGSNLAVRKDLERQVSTLKRDVDMLNSRLQNGETSIDSLKLDLREKGAENDLLRLEIAKITKSLKEKEDLLGSAGEKHEAEGGTGKGGESQAQVARLVRVLQEKDQEIAAMRQKEASLIDVVNQTDHSSHEAIKHYQHQIEHLTEETTRLMAEVDEKNEQLFTMNDRLEVMQEQMQGKAQASTMLHNEHGRLLALNESQGNEIAKLRERIGTMVHRLEENEKHKHDEIHRLNQEFQQHTNASKQEQERLKTLLHEKDKQIIALADAAVPVVNQTHLMSSTPQHEADRSQSRALDEIDRNQSRALDEIDRNQSRALDEIDRNQSRALDEIDRNQSRVLVESDRTQSKALDEADRNQIRALEDKVLALEGELAGLSQSLQEKSQAQERLLSERDSLQRNSEALEARLKDLSESASSASEKDNTIRTLEDEVRMLKGSIESSESELRLLEESFENSKDALAHELEEVRLEKDEILLNKNKESNELRNKLVKAFNSLGDCNFALNPDGHIKVEKNFQSIVQEILSQRQSVLREKDNEIRTLKNQISNLNVLQHSSHQADTGLESILHEREQLSEELMRANNEKEDIIRERETTVADLEAQIIELTNSVSTKEKSVTQEIETIKRDKERADKEMEQLRSNKKNLEKDLTQVKGELSRLGSEADRLTGLVAEEKGNSARLKEDLEQYKQLLQEKEARLGEVAREREQLNKTNEQLQHKVFELQGELSSASGGQKETEAKMARELDRLREHLIQVEESYTREALNAEEREKHLRTRLAQAEEQILSNSHSMQDQNRQASQQVESLQEQLHAISGHRDEAVMQLAAVQEQAQQYATSLDNLQMVLEQFQREKDAQLYAIHDSAQQQVNQAHAEVKRLQQRENELQVQLESSTRLMHEIGNLKQEVAHKNDEIDNYKAQVAKLEEDLQVCHVRIRDITTSNDNKVDKPLLKNLLIGYFHTPEAKRADVIHVIGGLLGFTVGEMKEIGSGSQPPSQGGWISSLLPFGGPRSPGPKKPTFSGMDKSFTELFVNFLEHESDAQSPLQTRRGGTTANPLLSAIPPQPSPLAAIRAGERQPFASSTPVRPPTTTSVAMGVGPPPSATGQTLPVMSPAPVAMPTGGLSPIVSPAVRSSIPVPLVTQSTATSISSVLRPQGAQYSALRPQGAQSSGPRAHGAQSSVSNPLLAGLPAMSTSSPSQALRNVLFQAASR; from the exons ATGTCCTGGCTAGGCAACAACCTCAATCTTTCCGGGAGTCTGTCCTCGATTTCCAACATAACCGGGCAGATATCAAATTTTACGCGGGAGATGCTGACTGAAGGCACAGAAGAGATAGCAG ATCCGTCTGCAGAACTCAACGTGTCACGTAACCGAATAAGCGAGCTAGAGGCTATCATAAACTCCCAGAAAATTGAG TATGACCGCCTGAAGCACTTGAATGATGAACTTCACGAGAGGGTTGAGGCTACTGAGCTTCAACTACGAGACATGTGCCAGGACTACCGAGGGCAACTTGCCCGAAGAGAACAAGAAATCATTGAGCTGAAAGCTGAGCTCCACAAGAGAGATGATCTAGAACCAGCAGGACAAAGACATAGACATGACTCTGGAGAAAGCTTTGAGGAGCATGAGGAAATCAAAAGTCTGAAAAACGAGATTGTAAGGCTACAGACAGAATGTCACCACTGGAAGTCAATGTCCAGTAACCAG GACAGTCAAGAAAAGCTTCACAGGGAAATAGACCAATATCAGAATGAGCTTTCTGCACTACAAAGCACTTACTCTCAGAAGATTGCAAACTTGAACAAGAAATTCAAGGGTGAGATGCAGAGATGGGAAGATGAGCGACAGGACTACCAGAGGCGGATAGACGACTTACAACATGAGCTCAATATTCTTGAAG AAGTTGACAATCTGGAGGGTATGAAGACGGAATTGGGGAGTAGTGGAAGTGATGTGGCTGCGTTGAAGGAAGAACTTGAACTAGCACACAAGACCATAGAAGAACTTAGGCAGCAGCTGGACAGGACTGTCGAGTATGCGAAGAAGAAAAGCTGTGAACTTAACACCACACAAATAAACCTTGACAAGACAACAGGCGACATGAGGATCACAGAGAAAAAGCTAGACAAGCTTCAGAAAAAGGAAAAGTTGCTTGATGAACAAGGAGAAAAAGGAAGTGACATCACTTATCTACATGAACAGCTTGTTGCACAAGAGAGCCACATGGCCGAAATGTCAAATGAGATAAACTCCTTAAAAGAGGAGCTGCAGCAGCTGGGCGCAGAGCGTGATGAGTTAGTTGGTGTACGTAACAAGCTGACTGAGGAGGAAGCCAGGTTACGGGAGTCACTACATGAGGTCAAGGAGGATGTTAACTTGCTTAGTGCGTCAACATTGGAGCTGATGGAGGAGTTAGAGCACTCCCAGGGAGTACAGAAGGAGCAGTGCTTTGAGATCAACTGCCTGAAGAAGGTATGCACAGTGAAGGGTGAGGCCAAGGATGAGATTATTCACCTAAAGAACGTCATCAGTG CTCTGTGGGAGCGGTACTTGTCAACGCTGCACATGTATCAACAG ACCAATACCCAATCTGTGCGTAAGCAAGTTGCAGGAGTCCGCCACAGACTAGAAGTAGACACTGAAAATCACCAGAAGCGAACACAACACGAGAAGGACGGCTTGCACACCAAGTCATCAGAGCTGCGTGCGCAGATCGAGGAGCAAGAGAGCTTAGTGGAAGATTTACAGGCAGACAACGAGCAGATCTTGCAAGAGACGAAGGACATGATAGCCGAGGTTGGGTGCCAGACCATTAATGACTCACTCGATGAAAGGAATGACTTAGTAGGTGCTCTGCATGCAGAGAAAGCCGTTCTGGAATCCACTATTGTGGGACTTCAGAGCAAGGTACAAGACTTGAAAAACGAGATTCGCGCTCTTAAGGGGAAGCCCATCAAGGTTGATATCAGCGATTATTATTACTCGGAGGACACAAGATCTGATTTCCTGGGTGATGCACCATCAGGGGACAAAACAAGATCTATCGACAGCCTGACGCATGAGCAGTGGGAAGGCAAGCAGGTCGAAGAACAGATGGACAGCTTGCCTCATGGGCAGTGGGAAGGCAAGCAGAGTGACGAACAAATGGACAGCTTGCTGCATGAGCAGTGGGAAGGCAAGCAGGTCGAGGAACCGATGGACAAGCAGGGCGAGAAACAAATGGATGTCAAGGCGTGTGCATATAAAGACGAAATCATTAGTACGCTGAGAGCCCAACTGATTGAGTACCAGGGAATTATTGACCGTCTTCAGGGCAACAAAGTAAACAGACCACCCGAAAGTGCCAATCCAGACCTGGAAGTATCGCAGGGTGGAAAGCCTGATGATGGTGTCCTTGATAAAGCTACGCCGTGGGGAAGACAAGATGAAGGAGGCGCGGATGACGGGCTTGGTGGGGATGGGGGTGACAAGGGCACGGGTATCCATGGTCACGTGAATGATGACGTAGTAGCCTTGTTGAGGAAGCAGCTCGCCGAGTACCAGGCGAACGTTGAGGAGTTTGAAATCGTGAAAGCCGATTACGAGGGAGACAAGAAGATGCTAGAGGGTATGGTCATGGACCTGAAGAAGCAGCTCAGGACGCTACGAGAGGAAGCCACAAAGAACGAGGCTGAAAAG GAAGCAATACAAGAAAGCGGCTGGGAGAGCATTAATAACTCGGAGGTGCTGGATTCCTTGAGAACCGAGAATGAGGAGCTGATCAAGGAGAAAGTCGCCCTGGTCAAGTCCCTCCGTTCTCTGGAGCAGCAACTTATTGAAACAGATATCGTAAAAGAGGATGACATTTGCGGGTTTGAGAGCGAGACGGAGCGCATTGACACTCTAATTCTCAACATTAAGGATTGGGTAATACGAATGCGCTCTAAAGAGTCCTTTGAACTAACTTCTGAAGGGAGCTCATTGGTTAGTGTGAGTCTGGACGATAGCACGCGTGACGGCGAGGGATACCAGCTAGCCAGGCAGACTATAGAGGAGTTAGAGTTTGATAACTCTATGTTGAGGGAGAAGACGAATGATCTGATTAATCGCATCGAGGCTAAGACTACAGAGGTCGGATTGATTCAGGCGCAGCTAGAGGAAAAGTGTACGGAACTTGGTAATGTTGAGTCAGAGAAGCAATATCTGGTGAGTATGATAAATGAGCGCGATGAGAAGCTGTACGAAATACAAGACAGCTTTGAAGCGCAGCTACTGGACCTGACCTCGTCTAGAGATAACGATGTGGAGATTCTCCGATCCGAGCAGGAGAGCATGCATCAGGTATTAACAGAGCGTCAACAGGAGTGCGAAACACTGCGGAATACCACCAACGAACTGATCACATCCATCCATGAAAAGCAACAGGTGTACGAGGAACTGAGCGAGGAGAACAGAAGTTTGGCGGAGCATGTGCAAGAAAGCGAGAGACTGCTCCAGGACCTGCGTAACGAGAAGGAAAATCTGCGCGCCTTACTCGAGAGCAAGGAGCAGCTCGTGATGTCTTATTCGGAGGAGATGAAGAACTTGACCAAGGACAATAACGAGTTGAGTGTTCTTGTTGAGGAGTACCAGGTGAAGCTGCACGAGAAAGACAAAGAGTTAACCAACTTGTCAAATCTTGAGTTCGAGGTGGACCAATTATCTCGACAGTCCAAGGATAATGACTTTAGCAGGCATTCCATGGAAGAGAAAATCGGGAACCTTTCGGGCGACAACGAGAGATTGAGCACCTTACTGGAAGAGAGGGACCTACATCTGCACCATGTGAAGTCTGAGCTGAAGGAGAAGACATCTGAGGTGGAGTATCTCGGCGGCGAGCTGGACAGGCTAAATGAGCTAGTGGGAAGCAACCTTGCAGTACGCAAGGACCTGGAGCGACAGGTATCGACACTAAAACGGGATGTCGACATGCTGAACTCAAGACTACAGAATGGCGAGACCTCGATTGATTCTCTAAAGCTTGATTTACGAGAAAAGGGGGCCGAAAATGACTTACTCAGGCTTGAAATAGCGAAGATCACAAAGTCTCTGAAGGAGAAGGAAGATTTGCTGGGGAGTGCTGGAGAGAAGCATGAAGCTGAAGGGGGAACAGGGAAGGGTGGAGAGTCGCAAGCACAGGTGGCACGGCTTGTGAGGGTCCTTCAGGAGAAAGATCAAGAAATAGCCGCCATGAGGCAGAAGGAGGCGTCCTTGATTGACGTGGTGAACCAGACGGATCATTCCAGTCACGAGGCGATAAAACATTACCAACACCAGATAGAACACCTCACTGAAGAGACCACAAG GTTAATGGCTGAAGTAGATGAAAAGAATGAGCAGCTTTTCACGATGAACGACAGACTTGAAGTGATGCAAGAACAGATGCAGGGCAAAGCCCAGGCCTCTACCATGCTCCACAATGAGCACGGGCGACTGTTGGCGCTAAACGAATCACAAG GTAACGAAATCGCCAAGCTGCGCGAAAGGATCGGTACAATGGTGCATCGCCTGGAAGAAAACGAGAAGCACAAACATGACGAGATCCACCGTCTAAACCAGGAATTTCAGCAGCACACGAACGCCTCCAAGCAGGAGCAGGAAAGACTCAAGACCCTGCTGCACGAGAAAGACAAACAGATCATAGCTTTAGCAGACGCCGCAGTGCCCGTCGTGAATCAAACACACTTAATGAGCAGCACACCACAACACGAGGCGGACAGGAGCCAAAGTAGAGCGCTGGACGAGATAGACAGGAACCAAAGTAGAGCGCTGGACGAGATTGACAGGAACCAAAGTAGAGCGCTGGACGAGATTGACAGGAACCAAAGTAGAGCGCTGGACGAGATAGACAGGAACCAAAGTAGAGTACTGGTGGAGTCGGACAGGACCCAAAGCAAAGCACTGGACGAGGCGGACAGGAACCAAATTAGAGCACTGGAAGATAAGGTCCTGGCACTAGAAGGGGAACTAGCGGGCTTGAGTCAGTCGTTACAGGAAAAGAGCCAAGCTCAGGAGCGGTTATTATCAGAAAGAGATAGCTTGCAGCGAAACTCGGAAGCGCTCGAGGCGAGATTAAAGGACTTGAGCGAGAGCGCCTCTTCTGCTAGCGAGAAAGATAATACTATACGGACATTAGAGGATGAGGTACGAATGTTAAAGGGTAGCATAGAATCCTCTGAAAGTGAACTACGGTTGTTAGAGGAGTCGTTTGAGAATTCTAAGGACGCGTTGGCTCATGAACTTGAAGAAGTGCGATTAGAAAAAGACgaaatattattaaataagaacAAAGAGTCTAATGAACTACGAAACAAACTAGTTAAGGCATTCAATAGCCTTGGGGATTGCAATTTTGCATTGAATCCTGATGGTCATATCAAAGTAGAGAAGAACTTTCAGAGCATCGTCCAAGAAATTCTAAGCCAAAGGCAATCAGTGTTACGAGAAAAAGATAACGAAATTCGGACGCTCAAAAATCAGATCTCCAATCTCAATGTTCTCCAACATTCGTCACATCAAGCGGATACTGGTCTAGAGTCTAttttacatgagagagaacaGCTGAGCGAAGAACTAATGAGGGCGAATAACGAAAAAGAGGACATTATACGGGAGCGGGAAACCACAGTTGCTGATCTTGAGGCCCAAATAATAGAGTTAACTAATTCAGTAAGTACGAAAGAAAAGTCTGTAACGCAAGAAATAGAGACAATCAAACGTGACAAAGAGCGTGCTGATAAGGAAATGGAACAACTACGCTCGAACAAGAAGAACCTTGAGAAAGACTTGACCCAAGTCAAGGGTGAACTCAGTAGGTTGGGGTCAGAGGCGGACAGGCTGACGGGACTTGTAGCGGAGGAGAAGGGGAACTCCGCCAGGCTGAAGGAGGACCTTGAACAGTACAAACAGCTGCTTCAGGAGAAGGAAGCGAGGCTTGGCGAGGTCGCCAGAGAGAGGGAGCAGCTTAACAAGACCAATGAACAGCTGCAACACAAA GTTTTTGAGCTTCAGGGCGAGCTTTCTTCAGCATCAGGCGGACAGAAAGAGACAGAGGCCAAGATGGCGCGTGAGCTTGACAGGTTACGAGAACATTTGATACAG GTAGAAGAGAGCTACACTCGTGAAGCCCTAAATGCTGAGGAGCGTGAAAAACATCTTCGAACACGTCTTGCTCAGGCCGAAGAACAAATTCTCTCCAATTCTCACTCGATGCAGGACCAAAA TCGACAGGCAAGTCAACAAGTCGAGAGCCTGCAGGAGCAGCTTCATGCGATCAGCGGTCATCGCGATGAAGCTGTTATGCAGTTAGCCGCTGTTCAGGAGCAGGCTCAGCAATATGCAACATCACTTGACAACCTGCAGATGGTTCTAGAACAATTCCAGCGGG AAAAAGACGCCCAGTTGTATGCCATCCACGACTCGGCTCAACAGCAAGTGAACCAGGCGCATGCAGAGGTCAAGCGACTGCAGCAGCGGGAGAACGAGCTACAG GTTCAGCTTGAAAGTAGCACACGATTGATGCATGAGATTGGTAACCTTAAGCAAGAAGTTGCCCACAAGAACGACGAGATAGACAACTACAAGGCCCAGG TTGCCAAGCTCGAGGAAGACCTGCAAGTCTGCCATGTTCGCATCCGGGACATTACTACTAGTAATGATAACAAAGTGGACAA GCCGCTCCTCAAGAACCTTCTGATTGGTTACTTTCATACGCCGGAGGCCAAGAGGGCTGACGTGATCCACGTGATCGGAGGACTTCTTGGCTTCACCGTGGGCGAGATGAAGGAG ATTGGCTCTGGGTCCCAACCGCCTAGCCAGGGAGGGTGGATCTCGAGTTTGTTGCCATTCGGAGGACCGCGCTCACCCGGACCCAAGAAACCCACTTTTAGCGGCATGGACAAG TCTTTTACCGAGTTATTCGTCAATTTTCTGGAACACGAATCAGACGCCCAGTCCCCTTTACAAACACGTCGCGGTGGTACCACAGCAAACCCGCTCCTGTCTGCTATACCACCACAGCCGTCGCCGCTGGCCGCTATACGTGCGGGCGAAAGACAACCGTTCGCAAGCTCCACACCCGTCAGACCCCCCACGACAACTTCTGTTGCCATGGGAGTCGGGCCACCACCCTCAGCTACCGGACAAACACTACCTGTGATGTCACCTGCGCCGGTTGCTATGCCAACGGGCGGTCTTTCTCCTATAGTTTCCCCTGCTGTGAGGAGCTCAATTCCAGTCCCTCTCGTCACTCAATCGACGGCCACTTCAATCTCAAG TGTTCTCagaccacagggagcccaataCTCTGCCCTTAGACCACAGGGTGCCCAGTCATCTGGCCCCAGAGCACATGGAGCCCAATCATCCGTCAGCAATCCACTTCTTGCCGGACTGCCGGCGATGTCGACTTCCTCTCCTTCCCAGGCCCTTAGGAATGTTCTCTTTCAGGCAGCCTCGCGGTAA